In a genomic window of Amycolatopsis japonica:
- a CDS encoding TetR/AcrR family transcriptional regulator gives MTMSLSAELWPDVQPETARRLMLAGVESFARRGYHATTTRDIASAAGMSPAALYVHFPSKAALLFAISKYGHEQTLSLVESVVARETDPVERIRLLVEDFVAWHARRHTVARVVQYELQALPDEEFEIVAKLRRRIEQVVREVVTEGAQAGVFTVGDPHTAARAVLSLGVDVSRWYSERARQTPKKLGQEYSELVLRMLGTKLS, from the coding sequence ATGACCATGTCGCTGTCGGCCGAACTGTGGCCCGACGTCCAGCCGGAGACGGCACGGCGCCTGATGCTGGCCGGGGTCGAATCCTTCGCGCGGCGCGGCTATCACGCGACCACCACCAGGGACATCGCCTCGGCGGCGGGAATGAGCCCCGCGGCACTGTACGTGCACTTCCCGTCCAAGGCCGCGCTGCTGTTCGCGATCTCGAAGTACGGCCACGAGCAGACACTCTCCCTCGTCGAGAGCGTCGTGGCACGGGAGACCGACCCGGTCGAGCGGATCCGGCTGCTGGTGGAGGACTTCGTGGCCTGGCACGCGCGGAGGCACACCGTGGCCCGCGTGGTGCAGTACGAACTGCAGGCACTGCCCGACGAGGAGTTCGAGATCGTCGCGAAACTGCGCCGCCGCATCGAGCAGGTCGTGCGCGAGGTCGTCACCGAAGGCGCCCAGGCGGGCGTGTTCACCGTCGGCGACCCGCACACCGCGGCCCGTGCCGTGCTCTCGCTCGGCGTCGACGTCTCCCGCTGGTACAGCGAACGTGCCCGCCAGACGCCCAAGAAGCTGGGCCAGGAGTACAGCGAGCTGGTGCTGCGCATGCTCGGCACGAAACTCTCCTGA
- a CDS encoding MFS transporter codes for MADTAPNAPGTAAEPTITVSQRRRAATAAALASSVEWYDYFVFGIAAALVFGKTFFPTTNAAAGVLASFATFAVGFLARPLGGIIAGSLGDKRGRKPVLVLAIALMGAATTLIGLLPTYDSIGIAAPILLVLLRLVQGVAVGAQWGGAMLLATEYAPPGKRGLYGSLVQLGVPIGVVLANTVFLVAAQVAPPSDFLVWAWRIPFLVGVLVLGLAWYMHVKIDETPEYRRAEAKLAAEERGRAKSPLRDVLRHHKGTVLLAGGSFMVNTATFYILLNGVLDYATRHLGMSRTTVLVATLLISTLQLAIIPLSAKLSDRIGRLKIYTFGAAGVALWAIPMFLLIDTASLPLFVIASFVGSLFLGIMYGPQAALFAELFTAEMRYTGASLGYQISAVVGGGLAPFIMVLLLESTGTSMSVSLYIIVLALISLGSIGLLAKRARSTSDSNDRAREAVGDQP; via the coding sequence ATGGCCGACACCGCACCGAACGCCCCCGGAACCGCCGCCGAACCGACGATCACCGTCTCCCAGCGCAGGAGGGCCGCGACCGCGGCGGCACTCGCCTCATCCGTCGAGTGGTACGACTACTTCGTCTTCGGGATCGCCGCCGCCCTGGTGTTCGGGAAGACCTTCTTCCCCACCACCAACGCGGCGGCCGGCGTCCTCGCCTCGTTCGCCACCTTCGCGGTCGGCTTCCTCGCCAGGCCGCTCGGCGGGATCATCGCCGGCAGCCTCGGCGACAAACGCGGCCGGAAACCCGTGCTGGTGCTGGCGATCGCGCTGATGGGCGCGGCGACCACGCTGATCGGCCTGCTGCCGACCTACGACTCGATCGGGATCGCCGCGCCGATCCTCCTGGTGCTGCTCCGGCTCGTGCAGGGGGTCGCCGTCGGCGCCCAGTGGGGTGGCGCGATGCTGCTCGCCACCGAGTACGCGCCGCCCGGCAAACGCGGTCTCTACGGCAGTCTCGTCCAGCTCGGCGTCCCGATCGGGGTCGTGCTGGCGAACACGGTGTTCCTGGTCGCCGCGCAGGTGGCGCCGCCGTCGGATTTCCTCGTGTGGGCCTGGCGGATCCCGTTCCTGGTCGGCGTCCTCGTGCTCGGGCTCGCCTGGTACATGCACGTCAAGATCGACGAGACGCCCGAATACCGCCGCGCGGAAGCGAAACTCGCCGCCGAGGAACGCGGCCGGGCCAAGTCGCCGCTGCGTGACGTCCTGCGTCACCACAAGGGAACGGTGCTGCTGGCCGGCGGTTCGTTCATGGTCAACACCGCCACCTTCTACATCCTGCTGAACGGCGTCCTCGACTACGCCACCCGCCATCTGGGTATGTCGCGAACCACCGTGCTCGTGGCGACCCTGCTGATCAGCACGCTGCAGCTGGCGATCATCCCGCTGTCGGCGAAACTGTCCGACCGGATCGGCAGGCTCAAGATCTACACCTTCGGCGCGGCGGGGGTCGCGCTCTGGGCGATCCCGATGTTCCTGCTGATCGACACGGCGTCGCTACCGCTGTTCGTGATCGCCTCGTTCGTCGGGTCGCTGTTCCTCGGCATCATGTACGGCCCGCAGGCCGCGCTGTTCGCCGAACTGTTCACCGCCGAGATGCGCTACACCGGCGCCTCGCTCGGCTACCAGATCAGCGCGGTCGTCGGCGGCGGGCTCGCGCCGTTCATCATGGTGCTGCTGCTGGAATCCACCGGCACGTCGATGTCGGTTTCGCTCTACATCATCGTGCTGGCCCTGATCTCGCTCGGTTCGATCGGCCTGCTCGCCAAACGCGCACGGTCCACTTCGGACTCAAACGACCGCGCGCGCGAAGCGGTCGGCGACCAGCCGTAG
- a CDS encoding helix-turn-helix transcriptional regulator, producing the protein MTTGTSARLLRLLSLLQARRDWPGADLADRLQVDVRTVRRDVERLRELGYPVHATPGVAGGYRLGAGAALPPLLLDDDEAVAVAVGLRTAANGTVSGIEETSVRALTKLEQVLPARLRHRVTALNTAMIPLGGVVPVIDAAALTVIASACRDHQRLRFGYRSHSGDVTERYIEPLRLVHTGRRWYLVAFDLDRDDWRTFRVDRIDGVPATSFRFTPREPPAEDLAAYVSRGITSSPYPHQMVLRVSASAEALAEYVSPTAGTIEAIDERTCRVRVGSNDLSVMPYYLAHWDVDFVVEEAPDEVKERLRLVADRFARAVV; encoded by the coding sequence ATGACCACGGGCACGTCGGCACGGCTGCTGAGGCTCCTCTCCCTGCTGCAGGCGCGGCGCGACTGGCCGGGCGCCGATCTGGCCGACCGGCTGCAGGTGGACGTCCGCACGGTCCGGCGCGACGTCGAGCGGCTGCGGGAGCTGGGCTACCCGGTACACGCCACGCCCGGGGTCGCGGGCGGCTATCGGCTCGGCGCGGGGGCCGCGCTGCCGCCCCTGCTGCTGGACGACGACGAGGCGGTCGCGGTCGCCGTCGGGCTCCGGACGGCCGCGAACGGGACGGTGTCGGGGATCGAGGAGACCTCGGTACGCGCGCTCACGAAACTGGAGCAGGTGCTGCCCGCCCGGCTCCGGCACCGGGTGACCGCGCTGAACACCGCGATGATCCCGCTCGGCGGCGTCGTCCCGGTCATCGACGCGGCGGCGCTGACGGTCATCGCGTCCGCGTGCCGCGACCATCAGCGGCTCCGGTTCGGTTACCGCAGCCACAGCGGCGACGTCACCGAGCGCTACATCGAGCCGTTGCGCCTGGTGCACACCGGGCGCCGGTGGTACCTGGTCGCCTTCGATCTCGATCGGGACGACTGGCGGACCTTCCGGGTCGACCGGATCGACGGCGTCCCGGCGACCAGCTTCCGCTTCACGCCGAGGGAACCGCCCGCCGAGGACCTCGCTGCCTACGTCTCCCGCGGGATCACGTCGTCGCCGTATCCGCACCAGATGGTGCTGCGGGTCAGCGCCTCGGCGGAGGCGCTCGCCGAGTACGTGTCACCGACCGCCGGGACGATCGAAGCCATCGACGAGCGCACCTGCCGGGTCAGGGTCGGTTCCAACGACCTCTCCGTGATGCCCTACTACCTCGCCCACTGGGACGTGGACTTCGTCGTGGAGGAGGCGCCGGACGAGGTCAAGGAGCGGCTACGGCTGGTCGCCGACCGCTTCGCGCGCGCGGTCGTTTGA
- a CDS encoding nucleoside deaminase — MIDPAQLLSVAREEAELGKAEGGVPIGAALFDTTGALLGRGHNRRVQDGDPSMHAETSAFRNAGRRPHYRDTIMVTTLSPCWYCSGLVRQFGIGRVIIGEATTFEGGHGWLEENGVEITLLDDPACTALMTEFIRDHPELWFEDIGVHTAD, encoded by the coding sequence ATGATCGATCCCGCGCAGCTGCTGTCCGTCGCCCGCGAAGAGGCCGAACTCGGCAAGGCCGAGGGCGGGGTCCCGATCGGCGCCGCCCTCTTCGACACCACCGGCGCCCTGCTCGGCCGCGGCCACAACCGCCGGGTCCAGGACGGCGACCCGTCGATGCACGCCGAGACCTCCGCGTTCCGGAACGCGGGCAGGCGGCCGCACTACCGGGACACGATCATGGTCACCACCCTCTCCCCCTGCTGGTACTGCAGCGGGCTGGTGCGCCAGTTCGGCATCGGCCGGGTGATCATCGGCGAGGCCACCACGTTCGAGGGCGGGCACGGCTGGCTCGAGGAGAACGGCGTCGAGATCACCCTGCTCGACGATCCGGCCTGCACCGCGTTGATGACCGAGTTCATCCGGGATCACCCGGAGTTGTGGTTCGAGGACATCGGCGTCCACACCGCGGACTAG
- a CDS encoding GGDEF domain-containing protein — protein sequence MVGDSLMATGSRGRRDRLAAPRRILGSWSLWELPRRGLIGYLLLVDFAAFAATTYLFVLRPPAPSSLLPFSALLAGMILSAELSRPVERSRADTRLGAGLDAAWIFAGALLLPPALAAVLVAASAGYRWFRIRRGIPHRQAFAASATMLSALGASIIPVLLGAPPFADAARDFESFALVFATGLIFLSVDAALAAPAAEFGAEPSGFAFDAAMVAFGLLLAWSAAEWPYATVVLAGALVVLHRAGTMRALRGHAGTDSGTGLLTASSWLDGARTQFDLLRGRGADLSLLMLDLDHFARLNDRHGRQVGDDVLRAVADTLRAEVRAADLVGRFGGEEFVVLLPGTSRFDAHAIAERIRLRISSTFVSLGGTFAGATVSIGVSSHPAGGETLDRLVGAADQAMRAAKGAGRNRTVVFEAEN from the coding sequence ATGGTGGGGGACTCCCTGATGGCGACCGGAAGCCGCGGCCGGAGAGACCGGCTCGCCGCGCCGCGGCGGATACTGGGGTCCTGGAGCCTGTGGGAACTACCCAGGCGGGGCCTGATCGGGTACCTGCTCCTCGTCGACTTCGCCGCTTTCGCCGCCACCACCTACCTCTTCGTGTTGCGGCCGCCCGCGCCGTCGTCCTTGCTCCCGTTTTCGGCTCTGCTGGCGGGAATGATCCTCAGTGCGGAGCTTTCGCGGCCCGTCGAACGGTCCCGTGCCGACACCCGGCTCGGCGCCGGACTGGACGCGGCCTGGATCTTCGCGGGCGCTTTGCTGCTGCCGCCCGCGTTGGCCGCGGTGCTCGTCGCCGCTTCGGCGGGCTACCGCTGGTTCCGGATCCGGCGCGGGATTCCGCACCGCCAGGCGTTCGCGGCCTCCGCCACCATGCTTTCGGCGCTCGGTGCCTCGATCATCCCGGTCCTGCTCGGCGCGCCGCCGTTCGCCGACGCGGCAAGGGATTTCGAGAGTTTCGCCCTGGTTTTCGCCACCGGGCTGATTTTCCTGTCCGTCGACGCCGCTTTGGCCGCGCCTGCGGCCGAATTCGGGGCGGAACCGTCGGGGTTCGCCTTCGACGCGGCGATGGTCGCGTTCGGCTTGCTGCTCGCGTGGTCGGCGGCGGAATGGCCGTATGCCACCGTGGTACTCGCGGGGGCGCTCGTGGTACTTCACCGGGCCGGGACGATGCGCGCCCTGCGCGGCCACGCGGGTACGGATTCCGGCACCGGGCTGCTCACCGCGTCGTCCTGGTTGGACGGTGCGCGCACCCAGTTCGATCTGCTTCGGGGCCGTGGCGCGGATCTTTCGCTGCTGATGCTCGATCTCGACCACTTCGCCCGGCTCAACGACCGGCACGGCAGGCAAGTCGGGGACGACGTCCTCCGTGCCGTGGCGGACACTTTGCGTGCCGAGGTCCGCGCGGCGGACCTGGTCGGCCGGTTCGGCGGCGAGGAATTCGTCGTCTTGCTGCCCGGCACGAGCCGGTTCGACGCGCACGCGATCGCCGAACGCATCCGGCTGCGGATCTCCTCGACGTTCGTCTCACTGGGTGGGACGTTCGCCGGGGCGACGGTCTCGATCGGAGTGTCGTCGCATCCCGCCGGCGGTGAGACGCTCGACCGGCTCGTCGGCGCGGCGGATCAGGCGATGCGCGCGGCGAAGGGGGCCGGGCGCAACCGGACCGTCGTCTTCGAGGCCGAAAACTAG
- a CDS encoding chitinase, whose product MKSLRRWATLATAAGAALATTVGLAPVASAAPDPVLASPYLYQWSGQTDPIAAMNATGVKAFTLAFVLSDGGCNPKWDGSRSLTGSDATLINNIRAKGGDVIPSFGGWSGTKLGPKCGTAAALAGAYQKVIDAYKLKAIDLDIENTDEFENYTVQDRILNAVKITKQKNPGLRVVITIPTEVGGPNSHGKRLINQSKALGAGVDAWSVMPFDFSSGGDMAGKTRSAVDGLKNVVKSTFGLSDDAAYRRSGLSSMNGKTDVAGETVSVADFRAIRDYAASKHLARLSFWAVNRDCNNCAGISQGKYDYTKIVAGYTG is encoded by the coding sequence ATGAAATCGCTACGACGCTGGGCGACACTGGCCACCGCCGCGGGCGCCGCTCTCGCCACGACCGTCGGCCTCGCCCCCGTCGCCTCGGCTGCCCCGGATCCGGTGCTCGCCTCGCCTTATCTGTACCAGTGGTCGGGACAGACGGACCCGATCGCCGCGATGAACGCCACCGGGGTCAAGGCCTTCACCCTCGCGTTCGTCCTCTCCGACGGCGGTTGCAACCCGAAATGGGACGGCAGCCGTTCCCTCACCGGCTCCGACGCCACGCTGATCAACAACATCCGGGCCAAGGGCGGCGACGTCATCCCGTCGTTCGGTGGCTGGTCCGGGACGAAGCTCGGCCCGAAATGCGGCACCGCCGCGGCACTCGCCGGCGCGTATCAGAAGGTCATCGACGCCTACAAGCTCAAGGCGATCGACCTCGACATCGAGAACACCGACGAGTTCGAGAACTACACCGTCCAGGACCGGATCCTGAACGCCGTCAAGATCACGAAGCAGAAGAACCCAGGCCTGCGCGTGGTCATCACCATCCCGACCGAGGTGGGCGGCCCCAACTCGCACGGCAAGCGGCTGATCAACCAGTCGAAGGCGCTCGGCGCGGGGGTCGACGCGTGGTCGGTCATGCCGTTCGACTTCTCCAGCGGCGGCGACATGGCCGGCAAGACCCGCAGTGCCGTGGACGGGCTGAAGAACGTCGTGAAGTCCACCTTCGGCCTGAGCGACGACGCGGCCTACCGGCGCAGCGGGCTTTCGTCGATGAACGGGAAGACCGACGTGGCGGGCGAAACCGTCAGCGTCGCCGACTTCCGCGCGATCCGCGACTACGCGGCGAGCAAACATCTCGCCCGGCTGTCGTTCTGGGCGGTCAACCGCGACTGCAACAACTGCGCGGGGATCTCGCAGGGCAAGTACGACTACACCAAGATCGTCGCGGGTTACACCGGCTGA
- a CDS encoding ABC transporter substrate-binding protein, which produces MSWLDSLRTRMSAARERAATGPPVRPRGWAHRHRVLLIAIVVVLLGAALVSISPWESCGPGLRAVDADEESIGTSYVCVGLNLDSGPMREDDPLDPLEKLIKGRNEMAGENFKTIVVLENLAPDPKVDSQPFPFVRREIQGAITAAWPKNGPPGIKLLLANYGSNAEHWQVVADEIVAAAAAQRIVAVTDIGISTESSRALVAELSRHGIATIGATVTADNMNTDPKGVRIDNFFRVGPTNTDEARAAAGYIAAHGFKRVMMIQGVSKEDTYATTLAEAFQSSSKVPVIFTKTYDVKPLTDTSREAYLRGLFSRWHNDICGARPDLIYFAGRGLDLGALVASLAGDGACEGLDTVTVMTGDDASTLAGKPLQLNKDISVRLRYTALAYPDQWDMFTADPAHPTYKKNYDNFVAEFTGTHGFPQAELWDGAAMIEHDAVAAAVEAAVQNVSSDPVSVPNVLRSIDCNSPVPGATGFVAFDQATGNQLDKALPILSIDPDGSVHPVDLVWSRGRPLNTNADCGR; this is translated from the coding sequence ATGTCCTGGCTCGATTCGTTGAGAACACGTATGTCCGCGGCCCGTGAACGCGCGGCGACGGGACCACCGGTGCGGCCGCGCGGCTGGGCGCACCGCCATCGGGTGCTGCTGATCGCGATCGTCGTCGTGCTGCTGGGTGCCGCGCTGGTGTCGATCAGCCCGTGGGAGTCCTGCGGTCCCGGCCTGCGCGCGGTGGACGCGGACGAGGAGTCGATCGGCACGTCGTACGTCTGTGTCGGGCTGAACCTCGACTCGGGCCCGATGCGGGAGGACGATCCGCTCGACCCGTTGGAGAAACTCATCAAGGGCCGCAACGAGATGGCGGGCGAGAACTTCAAGACCATCGTGGTGCTGGAGAACCTCGCGCCCGATCCGAAGGTCGACAGCCAGCCGTTCCCGTTCGTCCGGCGGGAGATCCAGGGCGCGATCACCGCCGCGTGGCCGAAGAACGGGCCGCCGGGGATCAAGCTCCTGCTGGCCAACTACGGGAGCAACGCCGAGCACTGGCAGGTCGTCGCCGACGAGATCGTCGCCGCGGCCGCCGCCCAGCGCATCGTGGCGGTCACCGACATCGGCATCAGCACGGAGAGCAGCCGGGCGCTGGTGGCCGAACTGTCCCGGCACGGGATCGCCACGATCGGCGCGACCGTCACCGCGGACAACATGAACACCGACCCGAAGGGCGTACGGATCGACAACTTCTTCCGCGTCGGCCCGACCAACACCGACGAGGCCCGCGCCGCGGCCGGATACATCGCCGCGCACGGTTTCAAGCGCGTGATGATGATCCAGGGCGTCAGCAAGGAGGACACCTACGCGACCACGCTCGCCGAAGCCTTCCAGAGCTCCTCGAAGGTCCCGGTGATCTTCACGAAGACTTATGACGTCAAACCGCTCACCGACACTTCGCGCGAGGCGTATCTGCGAGGGCTGTTCAGCAGGTGGCACAACGACATCTGCGGTGCGAGACCCGACCTGATCTACTTCGCCGGCCGTGGACTGGACCTCGGTGCCCTCGTGGCGTCGCTGGCGGGTGACGGCGCCTGTGAAGGACTCGACACGGTGACCGTGATGACCGGCGACGACGCGAGCACGCTCGCCGGGAAACCCTTGCAGCTGAACAAGGACATCAGCGTCCGGCTCCGCTACACGGCGCTCGCGTATCCCGACCAGTGGGATATGTTCACCGCCGATCCGGCGCATCCGACGTACAAGAAGAATTACGACAACTTCGTCGCCGAATTCACCGGTACCCACGGTTTTCCCCAGGCGGAACTGTGGGACGGTGCCGCGATGATCGAGCACGACGCGGTCGCGGCGGCCGTCGAAGCCGCGGTACAGAACGTGTCGTCGGATCCCGTTTCGGTGCCGAACGTGTTGCGCAGTATCGACTGCAACTCCCCGGTGCCCGGCGCGACCGGGTTCGTCGCGTTCGATCAGGCTACGGGGAACCAGCTCGACAAGGCGCTGCCGATCCTGTCGATCGATCCGGACGGTTCGGTGCATCCGGTCGATCTGGTGTGGTCACGGGGACGGCCGCTGAACACGAACGCGGACTGCGGTCGCTGA
- a CDS encoding TetR/AcrR family transcriptional regulator: protein MIREPQQERSRTTRRRLVEAAVETIGELGWHGTTVAVIAERAGVSRGAAQHHFPTREDLVAAAVEHVGEIQIVELRARAAELPSGRSRIERAVDMVLNLYSGPLFRAALHLWVAASTDDSLRATLVPLEARVGREAHRVTVELLGVDESHQGVRELVQATLDLARGLGLANLLTDDTKRRKQIVAQWARVLEPTLASAKI, encoded by the coding sequence GTGATCCGCGAACCACAGCAGGAGCGCAGCCGCACGACCCGGCGGCGGCTGGTCGAGGCCGCCGTCGAGACGATCGGGGAGCTGGGCTGGCACGGGACCACCGTCGCGGTCATCGCCGAACGCGCCGGGGTCTCGCGCGGCGCCGCCCAGCACCACTTCCCGACCAGGGAGGACCTGGTCGCCGCCGCGGTCGAGCACGTCGGCGAGATCCAGATCGTGGAACTGCGGGCCCGCGCGGCGGAACTGCCGTCGGGCCGGTCGCGGATCGAGCGGGCCGTCGACATGGTGCTCAACCTCTACAGCGGGCCGCTGTTCCGTGCCGCGCTCCACCTGTGGGTCGCGGCATCGACCGACGACTCGCTCCGGGCGACGCTGGTGCCGCTGGAGGCCAGGGTCGGCCGGGAAGCACACCGGGTGACCGTCGAGCTGCTCGGCGTCGACGAGTCCCACCAGGGCGTTCGCGAGCTGGTCCAGGCCACTCTCGATCTTGCCCGCGGCCTGGGCCTGGCGAACCTGCTGACCGACGACACGAAGCGGCGCAAGCAGATCGTCGCGCAGTGGGCGCGGGTCCTGGAACCGACCTTGGCGTCGGCGAAGATCTGA
- a CDS encoding SDR family oxidoreductase has translation MSTLHGKTIIISGGSRGIGEAIAVRAARDGANIALLAKTAEPHPKLPGTLYTAAKAIEDAGGQALPIVGDVRDDTSVEAAIARTAEQFGGIDIVLNNASAIDLTPTESVSMKRYDLMQDINARGSFLLSKLAIPYLKLAENAHILTLSPPISLDEKWFQAGHLAYSIAKYSMSLVTVGLAAELRPYGIAANSLWPRTTIDTAAIRNVVGAELAAKSRTPEIMADAAHAILTKPSTEATGNFYLDDEVLAAEGVTDFAKYRVGGREEDLQLDFWVESRTP, from the coding sequence ATGAGCACGCTCCACGGCAAGACGATCATCATCTCCGGCGGCAGCCGCGGTATCGGCGAGGCCATCGCGGTCCGCGCCGCCCGCGACGGGGCGAACATCGCCCTGCTGGCCAAGACCGCCGAGCCGCATCCGAAGCTGCCGGGCACGCTCTACACCGCGGCCAAGGCGATCGAGGACGCCGGCGGGCAGGCGCTGCCGATCGTCGGCGACGTCCGCGACGACACGTCGGTCGAGGCCGCGATCGCGCGGACCGCGGAGCAGTTCGGCGGCATCGACATCGTGCTCAACAACGCGAGCGCGATCGACCTGACGCCGACCGAATCCGTCAGCATGAAACGCTACGACCTGATGCAGGACATCAACGCGCGCGGGTCGTTCCTGCTGTCGAAGCTCGCCATCCCGTATCTGAAGCTCGCGGAGAACGCGCACATCCTGACGCTGTCGCCGCCGATCAGCCTCGACGAGAAGTGGTTCCAGGCCGGGCATCTCGCGTACAGCATCGCGAAGTACTCGATGAGCCTGGTGACCGTCGGGCTCGCCGCGGAACTGCGGCCGTACGGCATCGCGGCGAACTCGCTGTGGCCGCGCACGACGATCGACACCGCGGCGATCCGCAACGTCGTCGGCGCGGAGCTGGCGGCCAAATCGCGGACGCCGGAGATCATGGCCGACGCCGCGCACGCGATCCTCACCAAACCGAGCACCGAGGCGACGGGGAATTTCTACCTCGACGACGAGGTGCTGGCCGCCGAGGGCGTCACCGACTTCGCGAAGTACCGCGTCGGCGGGCGGGAGGAAGACCTGCAGCTCGACTTCTGGGTCGAAAGCCGCACCCCGTGA
- a CDS encoding acyl-CoA dehydrogenase family protein yields the protein MNAMNFTEPEERVALRAAVAELGKKYGYEYYAKQARAGLKTEELWAEAGRLGYLGVNLPEEYGGGGAGIADLAAVLEELAAAGSPLLLMVVSPAICGTVISRFGTDEQKKRWLPGIADGSRRMVFAITEPDAGSNSHKITTTAKRDADGWVLSGRKVYISGVDEADAVLVVGRTEDAKTGKLKPALFTVPTDTPGFEYKQIDMDIVSPEKQFGLFLDDVHLPADALVGEEDAAIAQLFAGLNPERIMGASFSLGIARYALGKAVGYANERKVWGAPIGTHQGLAHPLAEIKIELELAKLMTQKAASLYDSGDDFGAGESANMAKYAAAEVAIRAVDQAVQTHGGNGLASEYGLGTLVTAVRLGRIAPVSREMVLNFVGQHSLGLPRSY from the coding sequence ATGAACGCGATGAACTTCACCGAGCCCGAGGAGCGCGTCGCGCTGCGGGCCGCGGTCGCCGAACTCGGCAAGAAGTACGGGTACGAGTACTACGCCAAGCAGGCGCGTGCCGGGCTCAAGACCGAGGAACTGTGGGCCGAAGCCGGACGGCTGGGCTACCTCGGCGTGAACCTGCCCGAGGAGTACGGCGGCGGGGGAGCGGGGATCGCGGATCTCGCCGCGGTGCTCGAAGAACTCGCCGCGGCAGGCTCCCCGCTGCTGCTCATGGTCGTCTCGCCGGCGATCTGCGGCACGGTCATCTCGCGTTTCGGCACCGACGAGCAGAAGAAGCGCTGGCTTCCGGGCATCGCCGACGGCAGCAGGCGGATGGTCTTCGCGATCACCGAACCGGACGCCGGGTCGAACTCGCACAAGATCACCACCACCGCGAAGCGGGACGCCGACGGTTGGGTCCTCAGTGGACGGAAGGTCTACATCTCCGGCGTCGACGAGGCGGACGCCGTCCTGGTCGTCGGCCGCACCGAGGACGCGAAGACCGGCAAGCTCAAGCCCGCGCTGTTCACCGTCCCGACCGACACGCCCGGCTTCGAGTACAAGCAGATCGACATGGACATCGTCTCGCCGGAGAAACAGTTCGGCCTGTTCCTCGACGACGTCCACCTGCCGGCCGACGCGCTGGTCGGCGAGGAGGACGCGGCGATCGCGCAGCTGTTCGCCGGGCTCAACCCCGAACGCATCATGGGCGCGTCGTTCTCGCTCGGCATCGCGCGCTACGCGCTGGGGAAGGCCGTCGGCTACGCCAACGAGCGCAAGGTGTGGGGCGCGCCGATCGGCACCCACCAGGGGCTCGCGCATCCGCTGGCCGAGATCAAGATCGAGCTGGAACTGGCCAAGCTCATGACGCAGAAGGCGGCGTCGCTCTACGACTCCGGCGACGACTTCGGCGCGGGCGAGTCGGCGAACATGGCGAAGTACGCGGCCGCCGAGGTCGCCATCCGCGCGGTCGACCAGGCCGTGCAGACCCACGGCGGCAACGGGCTGGCCAGCGAATACGGGCTGGGCACGCTGGTCACGGCCGTCCGCCTCGGCCGGATCGCGCCGGTGAGCCGCGAGATGGTGCTCAACTTCGTCGGCCAGCACAGCCTCGGCCTGCCCCGCTCCTACTGA